The Limnospira fusiformis SAG 85.79 genomic interval TGGTTCAAAAGGAAGTGAAGCACGTCCACTTTCACCTGGTTTCTTGTCTTTTTTGTCTTTTTTGCCGGTTTGTCTCTCCGACTCCTCCACAATTTTCTGGAGATTTTCCGGTAAAGGTTCTCGCGACAAGATAAACGCCTGACCTGTTTGGAAAATATTAGCAATCAGCATATACAGTAAAACACCAGCCGGTAGTGGGAAGAAGAAAAACATCCCCGTAAATAAAACTGGCGTGATTTTGTTAACCGTATCTTGTTGAGGATTACCCGAACTACCTTGATTTTGACCAGAGAGGACCTGGTTAATATACAAACTAATCCCGAATCCCAAAATCATCCCCACTATATCCCAGTGGATATTACCATCATCATCAAAAGCTCCTACCCGTCCCAAGGCATCAATAAACAAAAATCCCTTATCAGCAGCAATTCCTTTCAGGCTGGCTTGGATTGTCACTTCACCCGGTTTGACAGCTACCAAATTCCCTTCATCATCAATCTGAACCTTATCTTCCCCTTTAGTTACCATCCAATGGGGTTTAACTTTGGGATTTTCGTAACTATCCAGCTTTGACTGTAGACTTTCCCCTTGTGCTGTTTGAAATTTCACCTGGGTTTTTTGTCCCACTGCCAAATTATTACCAGTATCAATCAACGCCTGTACGGAAGAGTGAACACCATCTGCTACATAAACATTCTGAGCCTTACTCTTATATATTTGCGGTTGAATTTGCTCAATTTGTTCTTGGGGAAAAATTTGCAGGTCAATGGCGTAGTTAACATCCGAG includes:
- the yidC gene encoding membrane protein insertase YidC codes for the protein MDFGIGFLSNNLMLPILDFFYGIVPSYGLAIVALTLVIRFALYPLNAGSIRNMRRMKVTQPLMKERVDKIQKLYKDDPVKQREEMSRVYKELGNPLAGCFPLLLQMPILFALFATLRGSPFSDVNYAIDLQIFPQEQIEQIQPQIYKSKAQNVYVADGVHSSVQALIDTGNNLAVGQKTQVKFQTAQGESLQSKLDSYENPKVKPHWMVTKGEDKVQIDDEGNLVAVKPGEVTIQASLKGIAADKGFLFIDALGRVGAFDDDGNIHWDIVGMILGFGISLYINQVLSGQNQGSSGNPQQDTVNKITPVLFTGMFFFFPLPAGVLLYMLIANIFQTGQAFILSREPLPENLQKIVEESERQTGKKDKKDKKPGESGRASLPFEPGGHSKKKA